In the Oikeobacillus pervagus genome, CTTTTTAAGAAACCACCAAGAAGATTAACTTTATATCATTGTCGCGACAATATTACCGTAATTGATGATACGGTTCATTCCCATCCCCAAGGAGTTCACGCAGCTATCGATGTTCTGACGAATATCGGAAAAAATCGAAAAATTGCCATTATCGGACAAATGCGTGAACTAGGAGATTTACGCGAGGAAGAGTATCGAAAAGTTGGAGATTATGTATGTGAAGCAAAATTGGATGTCTTAATCACATATGGTTTCCGAACGGATGAGATCGGAGACCATGCCAAGAAAAAAGGATTCCCTCCTGAATCTGTATATCATTTTACGAATAAAGATCTTTTACATGAAACACTAACTAAAATCATTCAGGAAGGAGACACGATTTTAATCAAAGGTGCGAGTAAAACGAATATGTTTGAAACTGTCAAATTTTTAGATCAAACTTATCACTCCACATAAAGTGAAACTTCATTCAGTGGGGGTTCTTCATCCCCCACTGAATGTTAGAAGGGCAGTAATCCTCCATCTATCTTCTTTGTTTCCAAATCATTTTGAGGTGGAGGTTATACTTTCCGTTATGTGGGGATAAAACACCAACAATTTGTTACCAATAAAAAAACCGAATAATCCTTCAACTCAAAATGAATAGATAATTCGGGTATCATTATGTTTAGATAGAATAAGAACGCCAAATTTTCATTATATCAACAATACTCTTTGAACCAAATGAATTAAGGTTTTCCATTATATAAGCGTTTGGTTTTTGAGATGTTTCATTAGAGAACATTATCCCTCTTCCTGATTGGTTTGTTTGATAGGCTCCGCTTCCTGTGTATTTATAGATCGCTCTTGGTCCGCTGTAATGGTAATTTCTATTTCTTGCGCAGGCGCTAAATGAAACTCAATTTCTTTTGCAGCTGTTTTAGCATTTTTCTTAGCTTCTCCCATACTATCCCCCACCGCAATCACGTAGGCATAGCGATGCCCCATTGATAAAGGGGGAGATAATTTGCTTCCTCTTTTTGGTTTCACATAAACCTCAACTACACCAGGTGATCTCCTTGCCCTCGCTCTACCTGTCACTTTTTCTAGCATTCCCTTTCTCGACACAATTAGATACTGAGTAAATACATATTGATTGTATTGGGGAATGAGTGAAGGTTTGTTTCCCAAATATAGCTGAAGCGTTTCCCTTACTAAATTTATCCCAAATGCCGATTGAATCATTTTATTCATCGCTCCACCTGAAATCCTTGGATTAATTTCGATCAGCTTCCATCCACTTTTCGTATAACGAAGCTCCAAATGCAAGGCTCCATTCTGAATGCCAAATTGTGAAATAATAGAATGAAGAACCGTTTCAATTCCCACTTTGAGATAGTACGGAGGTTTTGCATGTATACCATACCCTGTTACAATAAACCTTTTATTCTTCGTAATTTCTTGTTCAATGATCGCTATGATGTGGACTTTATTTTGATAAACAATGGCCTCAACTAAATATTGATTGCCATCAATATACTCCTCAATCACAAGCGATTCGTTAGGATTTTTTTCTTGTAGTTTTACAATATGTTTTTGCAATTGTTCCATTTTTTCTGCAAATAGAACGTCTTTAGATCCTGTCGATTTTGGTGATTTAATAATGAGGGGGAACTCAAATTGTGAAGTAATGAAATCAACATTTACGGATTCTCCCTTTTTTATGATGAAGAAATTTGGGGTATAGGACTGATCTTTTAAAAACGATCTTGTCTGTTCCTTATTTTCCATTATTTTAATCGCTTCATGATAAGTAGCTTTTTTGCAAAATTCATTACATAAAATCATTGCCATATAGACATATGAATCTACAAAACTAACAATAGCCTCAATTTCTATCCCCCTTATGAGCAACTTTTTAATTTCCGCCCTAAATTTAGAAAGATCTTTCGATTCAATAAATATCATTTCATGAACATCAGGATATTCTACCCTTTGTTCCATTTGTTTTTCTCTATTTGTAAACACAACGGTAAAATAACCCATTTTCTCTGCTGCCTTTACAGCCTCTCTACTTGATCCCGATTTATTAGTGCCTATAAATATAATCGTTTTCAAAAGGTCCACTCCTCAAAAAATAAACTTGGATAGTATTATCTCGTTATATGTGTATGAAAAGGAGTTGTTTTTGTATGGTTATCTATCATGGTCTTTCCGAAATCGAATCGATCTCTTTATAATGGATATCCCTATTTTGAATTTGGCCTATAGGTAGATGAACAATCAA is a window encoding:
- a CDS encoding ATP-grasp domain-containing protein gives rise to the protein MKTIIFIGTNKSGSSREAVKAAEKMGYFTVVFTNREKQMEQRVEYPDVHEMIFIESKDLSKFRAEIKKLLIRGIEIEAIVSFVDSYVYMAMILCNEFCKKATYHEAIKIMENKEQTRSFLKDQSYTPNFFIIKKGESVNVDFITSQFEFPLIIKSPKSTGSKDVLFAEKMEQLQKHIVKLQEKNPNESLVIEEYIDGNQYLVEAIVYQNKVHIIAIIEQEITKNKRFIVTGYGIHAKPPYYLKVGIETVLHSIISQFGIQNGALHLELRYTKSGWKLIEINPRISGGAMNKMIQSAFGINLVRETLQLYLGNKPSLIPQYNQYVFTQYLIVSRKGMLEKVTGRARARRSPGVVEVYVKPKRGSKLSPPLSMGHRYAYVIAVGDSMGEAKKNAKTAAKEIEFHLAPAQEIEITITADQERSINTQEAEPIKQTNQEEG